GGAAACATCACAGCAACATTGGTGCTTTCACGTCCGGATGAAGGAGAGGTCGTTACTGCTACCGATAATAGGATTATCCTTAAACACCATCTTAACCATGGTCGGGGCGTTCAGTTTGAAGCCCGGGTCGTTGTTATCATTGATGGGGGTACACTTAAAGTGGAGGGCCAACAACTCAAGGTAAACAAGGCCAATAGTATGGAAATCCGGATTGTGGCGGGAACGGACTATTTTAAAGGAAACCCTGCCACTATTTGCGATACTTATGAGCAATCACTTAAGAGCAGAAGCTATCAAAATATTCTGCAAGACCATATCACCGACTACCAACGCCTGTTCAACAGGGTACGTATTGAGTTACCTGCCACCGAAGCGGCCAAATTTGCTACCGATGAACGCATAGCTGCACAGGCCAATGGAGCCTACGACCCATCCTTGGCAGCCCTTTATTTTCAATTCGGCCGCTACCTGCTGATTAGCAGTTCACGCAAAGGCAACTTGCCCGCTAATCTACAGGGTATCTGGGCCGATGGCATTGCTCCGCCCTGGAATTCCGATTATCACATCAATATCAATATACAAATGATGTATTGGCCCGCCGAGATCACCAACCTTTCGGAGTGTCATATTCCCTTTTTGGAATTTATAGGGAAGCTACGCGAAAATGGTAGAAAAACGGCCAAAGAACTCTACGGAGCCAAAGGTTTTACCGCCCACCACACTACTGATGTCTGGCATTTTACCACCTCTTTTGGGTTACCGAGGTATGGCCTTTGGCCTATGGGTGCTGCCTGGTCGGCCACCCATATCTGGGAACATTACCTTTTTACCGAAGATAAAACCTTTCTGGCCAATTACGGTTACCCAGTGATGCGGGAGGCAGCCGAATTTCTGTCCTCATTCTTAGTGAAACACCCTAAAACGGGCAAACTGGTGACCGGGCCTTCCATGTCGCCTGAAAATGTATTTGTCGCCCCAAGTGGTGAAAAGGCCTCCATAGTTATGGGACCGGCTATGGACTTACAAATCACCCGGCATCTTTTTGAAAGTGTGATAAGCGCTTCCGAAGTATTGAATACAGATAAGGCATTCAGGAACAAGCTGAAAACACAATTGGCCAGACTTACCCCCAGTATGATCGGCAAGGACGGGTTGATTTTGGAGTGGTCCTCGGAAGAGTTGAAGCAGGCCCTGCCCGGTCACCGCCATATTTCACACCTTTACGGATTATTCCCCTCCGGGGAATTCAACTGGAACGATACCCCTGAATACATGACGGCCTCTAAAAAAGTAATCGAAGACCGGCTTTCAAAGGGAGGAGGCCATACCGGATGGAGCCGTGGCTGGATTATGAATTTCTATGCGCGTTTGTTGGATGGCAACAAAGTATGGGACAACCTGACCGACCTTTGGGCAAAGAAAACCTATCCCAATCTTTTTGATGCCCACCCGCCCTTTCAGATGGATGGAAATATGGGGTCTATCGCAGCGTTGGTAGAAGCCTTGTTACAATCGTATGCCAACGAAATCAACCTTCTGCCCGCATTGCCCGATGCATTGCCTTCGGGAAAAATATCCGGTTTAGTAGCGCGAGGCGGTTTTATAGTGGATATAGAGTGGGACAACTACCAATTGCTAAAGGCAACCATTACATCCAAACTGGGCAATAATGCCCGTATAAGGTACGGCTCAAAAGTGGTAACATTTAAGATGGGGAAAGGCGAAAGCATCACCTTGGACAAAACTTTTAAATATCAAGAAGATGAATAACAAAATTATTATAACTGCAATATTAATTTACGGATTCATTCAAAATGTATTTGCGCAGAACAATTTAGAAAAAGTAAAAGAAGTCTATTCCAACATTGAATTCAAATACGATAACATTAAAGGGATAGGCTATGAAAAAGGCTGTACGAGGAGAGATCCCAGTGATATCATCAAGGTCGGAAATACCTGGTATGTATATTATACGAAGGTTTATGGCCGGTCTCCTGGCTATTGGGGGACTTTATGGTACGCTACATCAACAGATAACGGATACACATGGAAAGAGCAAGGAGAAATATTGGGATTAGGCGCAGAAGGCACTTTTGATTCTCAAGCTACTTTCACTCCTAATATTATTTATGCCAAGGAGAAATACTATCTCTACTATACCGGGGTGAAACCTACACCTGAAAACGCAAAAGGAGAATTTGAAAATAACGCTACTACGGATATTACAGCTATAGGCTTGGCAGTGTCTGATTCCCCCAATGGACCATTTACAAGAATAAGTAAAGAACCAGTGTTGACTGTGAGCGTGGAACCTGAAAAATTTGATAGTTACAGGGTAGATGATGCTGTACTATTGTATAGAAATGGGTTGTACTGGCTGTATTATAAAGGAAGGAGCAGAGTACATAATGGAAGTGGGCCTGCCCATACCCAAATGGGCGTTGCTTTTTCCAAATATCCCGAAGGGCCCTTTATTAAGATGGACGCTCCCCTGCTGGACGGAAGCCATGAAGTTATGCTGTGGCAGGAAGGAACAGGAATTGCCGTGCTTGCCTCGCTCAGCAACACCTTCCAATATGCGCGGGATGGGATTGACTTTAAAAGCAATCCGTTAAATGTTAAAGTTACCGATAGGCCAAAAGCACCGGGTGTTTTCAGGCGAGACCTCACCAATCCGAAAGTAACGGGAGAAGGACTGCACTGGGGCATATCCATGATACACAATGGCGATGACGCTTATTTAATCCGGTATGGGATAAAAAATGATTGACAAGGAAAACAGCAATTTAATAATCACCATATAGCTTGAAGTATAGTTTTGTTCATAAAAAAATAGGTTTTATGAACAAAACTATAATAAAAACAATGACAAAAAAAAATCTTACAATAGCAATTCTGGCCTTGAATGTTTCCATAACATTCTCGCAAACAGATTATTTAGATGAAACCGGTGAAGATTATGCCAACCGTATACAGTGGTTTACAGATGCTAAATATGGGATGTTTATCCACTTTGGACTGTATAGCCAGCTCGGAGGTGTTTGGGAGGGAAAGGAAATAAAAAAATACGCAGAATGGATACAGGCCAATGCAGATATCCCTGCTCAGGTTTACGCTATGTTAATGACTACTTTCAATCCCAAAGATTTTGATGCTGATTTTATAGCCAAAACCGCTAAAAAAGCAGGCATGAAATATGTTGTTATTACCACCAAGCACCATGAAGGCTTCTGTTTATGGGATAGCAAATATACTAATTTCGATGTGGCAGGCACCCCGTTTAAAGGGCGTGATATTCTTGCAGAATTGAGTGCAGCCTGCAAAAGGCATGGCTTACGCTTTGGTACTTATTATAGCATTATCGATTGGCATCACCCCTCGCAGGAGCGGAATATTGACGGGGATAGTCCGTGGGGTAAATGGGGGCATGTACGCATGAAATCCAAAAAAAAAGAAGAGTATATCCAGTACATAAAGAATCAAGTTAAGGAGCTTGTTGAAAATTACGACACAGACATCCTTTGGTTTGACGGCGACTGGGTTTACTGGTGGGACATGGCATCAGGCAAAGACCTATACCAATACATAAGGGAGTTGAAACCCGGGATAATCATCAACAACAGGGTAGCAAAGCGTGCAAAATTCAAAAAGGATTTTGGCACTCCCGAGCAGAAACATCCCGGTGGCAAGTTAACCCATAATTGGGAAGCGTGTTATACCATGAACAAATCCTGGGGCTTTAAAAAAAGCGATAAGAATTGGAAAGACGCTCAAACGATTTATAACAAATTGAAGGATATCAATGGTAAAGGGGGCAACCTGCTTTTAAACATAGGGCCTGACGGTAATGGTAATGTTCCTGAAGAATCGGTGAAAATCTTATTGGAAGTGGGTAAGATGCTTAAAGAGACTAAATAAGAAAGTGACGGTTCTTAGGTGGACGGTGTAGAAATTCGAGCTGGGGTTGACATGGATAACGATGGAACCATTGACTGTTGGACTAATTTAACAAAGGTTAAGGAAGCTTATTCGCAAAAGCCGGGTTTTGTAAAGGTGGTTGAGGTGCTTCCGGCTACCCTGAATGTATCGGAATAGGAAGCTGGTTATGCTTTTAAGATCGAAATACGATTTTATAATAACAACAATGTCTTCCCTGTTCTGGATTCCTTTGAAGCATCTTTTGCCAATTAAATAAGAGGATATAGCAAAAGATACGGGAGGTTTCTACAGTAGTTTTTGAGGTGAAATAAAATTAAATAACCAACAATACATTAAATCAAAACCGCTGGTCAAACATACAATTATCAGCTTAAAATAGAAAAACCAATGGGTCTGAGCCTCCTTCCTAAATCGTTGTATTTGCTAGTGCTGGCACTGGCACTTATTTTACAGTCTTGTGGTAGTGGTGAATCCGTAGTGACTAAATCACCAGATGGGAAGGTAGTACTAGAAATCATCAATGTGGAAGGCCAATTGAAGTATCGCGTGCTTCGCGAAGGCAGATTGATGATGGATTCATCGGCTATATCGATTATTCCGGATAGCCGTTTTACCATAACCAAGATCTCACAAAATGGGGACGACCGTACCTGGGAGCCGGTTTGGGGACAGTTTAGCTCAATAAGGGATTCTTATCAAGAAACTATCCTTGCAATGGATTTTGACGGAGTGTCCGGCCAACTGGTTTGCAGGGCCTACGACAAGGGAGTGGCCTTTCGTTTTAAACTTAGTGAAAACAGCCCATTGGAGCAAGTTTCCTACGAATGTGAGTTTAATCTGCCTATAGGAAGCAAATTCTACCATACTTCAGGGGAAAGTAAACCTATTGGGCCAATTGCTGTTTCTGATGTGTCTAAAAAAGTGAAGCTTCCGGTTGTAGTTGAAAATGCCTTGGGAGGTTATATGTCGATTTTGGAATCCGATTTGTACAGTGCCAGGGGATTCAGTGTAATGGATATTGAAGCTGATAAAGAAAGGAATTTGTTGATAGCGGCCAATACGGGCAAAACTGAAAATGGGCGGATTAAAACGCCATGGAGGGTTATTTTATTGGAAGAAAAGATAGGGAACTTGGTGGTCAATACGGTTCCCATCAACCTTGCCGCCCCCAATCAACTGCAGGATGTTTCCTGGATCAAACCGGGCAAAGCCCTGTGGGATTGGCGGGTACATGGATACGAAGCTCCCAATGGATTCAAATATGGAATCAATACGGAAAGCTATTTGCGCTTCATCGATTTTGCAGCAGCACATGATATTGAATATTTTTTGATCGATGATGCCTGGTACACACATGTGAGCAAAGGGCACATAGAGCATTCCGACAAACTTGATCTGCCTAAAGTAAGCCAATATGCAAAAGAGAAAGACGTTGGCCTTATCCTATACTACGACAGAAAAAAAGGTAAATACGGTGATGAAGACCTGTTCGATTATTATCGGGAATTGGGAATGAAGGGAATCAAATATGGTTTTATGGGAAGCGATGTGCCATTTACCCAATCGGCGATAGCGCAAAGTGCCCAAAACAAACTACTTATCGACTTCCACGATGGCCCTGTGCCTTTTACTGGGATTCGAAGAACACTGCCCAATGCGGTTACCCGCGAATACTGTCATGCACAACAGGACGCTAGAAGGGCTTTCACCCCTGAAGCATTTATCAGAATGGCGTTGATCAATGCAATTCAGGGACCGTTGGATATGAATAACGGGAATTTCGACATCACGGGTATCAATTCGGGTAAACGACAAAAGGGACCGAGGCAGTTGAATTCATACCCCACCACGGTCACGGCCGAGGCGGCACGCACTTTAATCATATTTAGCGGGTTGGTCTGTTTACCGGATGCGCCTGAAGCTTATTCGGCCAAGGCCGATCTGTTCGGGTTTATCAAGGAATTGCCGATTGGAAAATGGGATGAAAGCCGGGTGCTCTATGCAAATATGGATCTTTTTATTTCGACCGCAAGGAGGCATGGCGATGCATGGTTTGTCGGTAGTGTGGCCAGCCAAAAAGGAGCTTCCTTGGATATAGAGATGGACTTTCTCAAAGACGGAACGGAGTATAACGTGACGTATTATGAGGATGCCGAGGATACACATTGCAGGACAAATCCCGAAGTGTATCAGGTACGCCGAGGCACTGTAAAAAGGGGGGATATTGTTAAGGCAATTATAGCTCCCGGTGGAGGTCATTGCATGTGGATCAGGCCAGCCCTGTAGGTTGTGACTGCCCCAGGATTTAGTTTTAAAACGCTAAAGTGATTCACTAAAAATGAAGATTGATATTTTAAAAGATTATGAATGAAGAAAAAACTGATGTTTACTACGATTGTTTTTTATGGGTTTTTTTTGTCGGCCATATCCCAATCGGTAGGGGGGGGAATTTATTCCAATGAAGGGTCGGAATATATTGGTATGCCCGTTGGAGGCATCTGTACGGGCAATGTATATCTCTCGGGAGACGGGCGATTGTGGGACTGGGACATCTTCAATACCACCGAGCTGGTCTATGGCGGAAGCGGCGGGGACAAGTTCTATCGGGCACCGATGAAATCCACGGACAGAAAAAAACACCATCTGGAACAGGGGTTCGCCATTCGTACCACGGTAAAGGGAAAGTCTCAGGTCAGAACCCTGGACCAAAAAGGTTTTGAACATATTACCTTTAGGGGGGAATACCCCATAGGTAAAGTCATCTATCAGGATAAGAATGCCCCGGTTTCCGTAAAACTGGAGGCTTTTTCACCTTTCATCCCGACGGATGATGTGAATTCCGGATTACCTGCAGTGGTAATGGAGTATGAGATTACCAATACCACCAAACGTACCATTACTTTGGAAATAGGGGGATGGCTTCAAAATGTGGTAAACCATTACTCCTCGAACAAGCAAAAGGGCCAGCTAGTGAACACTGTTCATAAGGAAGATTCGTTCATACGGCTGAGTGCAGGTTCGGAAGGGGAAAACTTTGAAGACCTACCCGATTGGGGAAGTATGGCACTTACCTTGGAAAGTAAAGGCAAGGGAAATGCGAACGTTGGAAAGTTTAAGGCTAAAGACCTGTCCCAGGTTTTTGAATCTGGTGAAACGAAAGCTGGTGCTACCAACGGCGAACAGTTATTGGGAACTATAAGTACTTCGTTTACCTTAGCAAAAAGGGAATCGAAAAAAGTACGGTTTATCATTTCCTGGTATTTTCCGAACATCCATAGACTGAACACCTTTCGTGCCCCGGAAACCTTATGGGCCGACTATGGCTCACTCCGACATTTTTATTCCAAATTTTTCAAAAATGCCGACGGAGTTGCCGATTATATCTTGAAAAATCGGGAGTTGATTGAAAACACCAAACTCTGGAACAAGACCTGGTACGATTCCAGTCTACCTGTTTCTTTTTTGGACAGGACATTTGTGAATGTCAGTACCCTGGCCACTACTTCATCGGCACGATTCACCAGCAAAAACCTATTGGTTCCCTATAATGAAGGACGATTTTATGCTTTTGAAGGAGCCTATTTAGGCTTTGGTACCTGCACCCATGTATTTCATTATGAGCAGGCTATGGGTAGGGTGTTCCCCAAATTGGCCCGGGATCTTCGGGAAAAAGTAGATCTGGGGCTCAGTTTTGACAAAGACAGAGGCATAATCCGTTACCGTGGCGAGTTTAGCAAATTTGGCCATCACGATGGCCGTGGACATGCCATTGACGGACATGCAGGCACTATTTTGCGCATCTACCGGGAGCACCTCATGGCCCCTGATTATGGCTTTTTAGAATACAACTGGCCCAAAATAAAGTTGGCCATACAAGCCATGATCGATCAGGACAAGGAAAAAACAGGAGAAGCGGATGGAATCCTGGAAGGCATACAATACAACACTTTGGACAAAATCTGGTATGGAAAAATAAGCTGGATCAGTGGGTTGTATGCAGCGGTGCTCAAGGCAGGAAGTGAAATGGCTATCGAAGTGGAAGATGAAGCGTTTGCAATGGAATGTACACAGGTAGCCGCTTTAGCCAAAAAGAACATCTCCTCGGAATTGTTCAACGGGGAGTACTTTATACAAAAAGTTGACCCTGGAGACCCCTTGGCCGTGAACTCCAATCAAGGTTGCCATTCTGACCAACTGCTGGGGCAGTACTGGGCCTCACAAGTAGGTTTGGGTGATGTGCTGGAAAAAGATAAAATAATCAGCGCATTAAAATCCATCTATAAATACAACTATGTGGAAAATTACGGTAAGTATCTGGATACTGCCATCGTGAAGGTAAAACGCCACTACGCACAATCTGATGAACCCGGGCTGATCATGTGTACTTTCCCCAAAGGTGGGGCAAAGGCGTCTTATGGAAATGCCCGAACCAGGTGGGATATGCTGGCAGTTGGCTATTTCAGTGAAGTATGGACTGCACAGGAACACCAAGTGGCCGCCAATATGATCGATTATGGAATGTTGGACGAGGCATTGACCCTCCAGAATGCCGTTAATCACAGATATGCCCCCCAAAAGCGCAACCCTTACAACGAAATCGAATATGGGAACCATTATACCCGTGCCATGAGCGGCTATGCCCCTTTTGTCTCCGCTAGTGGATTTTATTTCCATGGTCCAAAAGGTATTATCGGGTTTGACCCCAAAATAGGATCGGAGAATTTCAAAAGTGCCTTTATTGTTGCAGAAGGATGGGGTAGTTACCGGCAGCAGGCTGACCAAGATGTAAAAACAGCTGAGATCGAACTGAAATATGGTCAATTGAAGGTTTCTCGATGGCAATTGCCCTCTGGTTGGGTACAGGATACTTTTATGGTAACCCTTGATGGAAAACCCGTTGAAATAAAAAAGGAGCAGGAAAAAGGAAAAACCTATCTGGTTTTTGATGAAGTTCTTTTGAATGCCGGACAAGAATTGAAAATCGAAAAAAGATAAAGTTTCAACGAGAATATGGAGTTGATTGAAATAATTAATTATCCAGATGAAAATGAACATATTATTCCCGGCGGTATTGACATTGTTGATTGGCTGTACCCCTGCATCCCGGTATCATCCGGTCGGTGAAGCGCCATTTGCTATCAACGGGGTGGATGTGCCCCCTATTGAAAATCCTGATGCCTTGTATGAACCGCAATTGGTAGGCCCATGGAAAAAACTGTATCACCCTCAGAATGCAACTTATATGAATGACCATACGGTCTATCGCCATACTAATGGTAGCTGGCATGTTATAGGTATAGGAAATCAACTTCCTACAAAAGGGTTTTCCAATCCTTGGACAATGGAAGTACAGTTTACACATGGTTCGAGCAAAGAATTGCTGGGGGACTATACCGATCATGAACCGATTTCAAGGCATCCCAATCTGGATAAGGACAAAACATACGATGAATTAAAATCCCAACCAAAGGACCATTACCCGGCCTGGGCACCTCATGCCATCCGCTACAACGGGGAATGTTGGCTGTTTTATGCACCACAGAATTTCTTTATTGAGAAATCAAAGGACATGTCCAATTGGGAAATTGTAAACCATTACGCAAATAAGTTGCCGGTAAAAAATCCCTACGAGTTGGAAAAGTTCGATTTCAGGAATGGTGGTGCGGATATTCGGGACTATATGATCTTACGAATAGACAAGGAAACATGGCTATTGTACCATACCGGTATCGAAAAAGGAACGGGAGTGGCGAGTATAACGGTCTATGAATCCAAAAACGGATTAGCCAACTGGAAATATGTCGGTGAGGCCATGACCTTTCGCGGTATAAAAACCAAACCCTGGAGTTCGGGCGAATCCCCCTTCGTATTTAAACGGGGAAACTATTTCTACCTGAGTCTTACGCATACTTCTGGAGAAGCCGGATATCACCAAACCTGGATGTTCCGTTCCAAAGACCCCTATTATTTTGGAAATTATGGCGGCATCCATGACCAGACAAGTAAGAAGAACTGT
The sequence above is a segment of the Muricauda sp. SCSIO 64092 genome. Coding sequences within it:
- a CDS encoding glycosyl hydrolase family 95 catalytic domain-containing protein, with the translated sequence MPYILIKNKKRRYLIRVLFLFLTTTSIYASDKDSLTLWYRQPAQIWDEALPIGNGRLGAMVFGGVTTERLQLNEESIWSKGDEYKDKPGGYRYVKKIRNLLFQGRYQEAEKMAMEKLMGERLPSGTNTYQTLGDLHINFEGVDNYSNYYRDLNLSRAMATTRFTSENVQHQRTVFSTAKDQAIVMHATASQSGNITATLVLSRPDEGEVVTATDNRIILKHHLNHGRGVQFEARVVVIIDGGTLKVEGQQLKVNKANSMEIRIVAGTDYFKGNPATICDTYEQSLKSRSYQNILQDHITDYQRLFNRVRIELPATEAAKFATDERIAAQANGAYDPSLAALYFQFGRYLLISSSRKGNLPANLQGIWADGIAPPWNSDYHININIQMMYWPAEITNLSECHIPFLEFIGKLRENGRKTAKELYGAKGFTAHHTTDVWHFTTSFGLPRYGLWPMGAAWSATHIWEHYLFTEDKTFLANYGYPVMREAAEFLSSFLVKHPKTGKLVTGPSMSPENVFVAPSGEKASIVMGPAMDLQITRHLFESVISASEVLNTDKAFRNKLKTQLARLTPSMIGKDGLILEWSSEELKQALPGHRHISHLYGLFPSGEFNWNDTPEYMTASKKVIEDRLSKGGGHTGWSRGWIMNFYARLLDGNKVWDNLTDLWAKKTYPNLFDAHPPFQMDGNMGSIAALVEALLQSYANEINLLPALPDALPSGKISGLVARGGFIVDIEWDNYQLLKATITSKLGNNARIRYGSKVVTFKMGKGESITLDKTFKYQEDE
- a CDS encoding family 43 glycosylhydrolase, producing the protein MNNKIIITAILIYGFIQNVFAQNNLEKVKEVYSNIEFKYDNIKGIGYEKGCTRRDPSDIIKVGNTWYVYYTKVYGRSPGYWGTLWYATSTDNGYTWKEQGEILGLGAEGTFDSQATFTPNIIYAKEKYYLYYTGVKPTPENAKGEFENNATTDITAIGLAVSDSPNGPFTRISKEPVLTVSVEPEKFDSYRVDDAVLLYRNGLYWLYYKGRSRVHNGSGPAHTQMGVAFSKYPEGPFIKMDAPLLDGSHEVMLWQEGTGIAVLASLSNTFQYARDGIDFKSNPLNVKVTDRPKAPGVFRRDLTNPKVTGEGLHWGISMIHNGDDAYLIRYGIKND
- a CDS encoding alpha-L-fucosidase, with the protein product MNKTIIKTMTKKNLTIAILALNVSITFSQTDYLDETGEDYANRIQWFTDAKYGMFIHFGLYSQLGGVWEGKEIKKYAEWIQANADIPAQVYAMLMTTFNPKDFDADFIAKTAKKAGMKYVVITTKHHEGFCLWDSKYTNFDVAGTPFKGRDILAELSAACKRHGLRFGTYYSIIDWHHPSQERNIDGDSPWGKWGHVRMKSKKKEEYIQYIKNQVKELVENYDTDILWFDGDWVYWWDMASGKDLYQYIRELKPGIIINNRVAKRAKFKKDFGTPEQKHPGGKLTHNWEACYTMNKSWGFKKSDKNWKDAQTIYNKLKDINGKGGNLLLNIGPDGNGNVPEESVKILLEVGKMLKETK
- a CDS encoding glycoside hydrolase family 97 protein, producing the protein MGLSLLPKSLYLLVLALALILQSCGSGESVVTKSPDGKVVLEIINVEGQLKYRVLREGRLMMDSSAISIIPDSRFTITKISQNGDDRTWEPVWGQFSSIRDSYQETILAMDFDGVSGQLVCRAYDKGVAFRFKLSENSPLEQVSYECEFNLPIGSKFYHTSGESKPIGPIAVSDVSKKVKLPVVVENALGGYMSILESDLYSARGFSVMDIEADKERNLLIAANTGKTENGRIKTPWRVILLEEKIGNLVVNTVPINLAAPNQLQDVSWIKPGKALWDWRVHGYEAPNGFKYGINTESYLRFIDFAAAHDIEYFLIDDAWYTHVSKGHIEHSDKLDLPKVSQYAKEKDVGLILYYDRKKGKYGDEDLFDYYRELGMKGIKYGFMGSDVPFTQSAIAQSAQNKLLIDFHDGPVPFTGIRRTLPNAVTREYCHAQQDARRAFTPEAFIRMALINAIQGPLDMNNGNFDITGINSGKRQKGPRQLNSYPTTVTAEAARTLIIFSGLVCLPDAPEAYSAKADLFGFIKELPIGKWDESRVLYANMDLFISTARRHGDAWFVGSVASQKGASLDIEMDFLKDGTEYNVTYYEDAEDTHCRTNPEVYQVRRGTVKRGDIVKAIIAPGGGHCMWIRPAL
- a CDS encoding GH116 family glycosyl-hydrolase, which codes for MKKKLMFTTIVFYGFFLSAISQSVGGGIYSNEGSEYIGMPVGGICTGNVYLSGDGRLWDWDIFNTTELVYGGSGGDKFYRAPMKSTDRKKHHLEQGFAIRTTVKGKSQVRTLDQKGFEHITFRGEYPIGKVIYQDKNAPVSVKLEAFSPFIPTDDVNSGLPAVVMEYEITNTTKRTITLEIGGWLQNVVNHYSSNKQKGQLVNTVHKEDSFIRLSAGSEGENFEDLPDWGSMALTLESKGKGNANVGKFKAKDLSQVFESGETKAGATNGEQLLGTISTSFTLAKRESKKVRFIISWYFPNIHRLNTFRAPETLWADYGSLRHFYSKFFKNADGVADYILKNRELIENTKLWNKTWYDSSLPVSFLDRTFVNVSTLATTSSARFTSKNLLVPYNEGRFYAFEGAYLGFGTCTHVFHYEQAMGRVFPKLARDLREKVDLGLSFDKDRGIIRYRGEFSKFGHHDGRGHAIDGHAGTILRIYREHLMAPDYGFLEYNWPKIKLAIQAMIDQDKEKTGEADGILEGIQYNTLDKIWYGKISWISGLYAAVLKAGSEMAIEVEDEAFAMECTQVAALAKKNISSELFNGEYFIQKVDPGDPLAVNSNQGCHSDQLLGQYWASQVGLGDVLEKDKIISALKSIYKYNYVENYGKYLDTAIVKVKRHYAQSDEPGLIMCTFPKGGAKASYGNARTRWDMLAVGYFSEVWTAQEHQVAANMIDYGMLDEALTLQNAVNHRYAPQKRNPYNEIEYGNHYTRAMSGYAPFVSASGFYFHGPKGIIGFDPKIGSENFKSAFIVAEGWGSYRQQADQDVKTAEIELKYGQLKVSRWQLPSGWVQDTFMVTLDGKPVEIKKEQEKGKTYLVFDEVLLNAGQELKIEKR